From the genome of Nicotiana sylvestris chromosome 2, ASM39365v2, whole genome shotgun sequence, one region includes:
- the LOC138885792 gene encoding uncharacterized mitochondrial protein AtMg00810-like, which yields MTLNLKTKVQTLSQFINAPKQSHYDAALRVVKYVKDCPRKGLLMSSKQSGKVIAFCDADWASCPVTRKSFTCYCKKLENSMISLKSKKKSTISRSSAEAEYRSIATKVAELVWIQGLLEELGVKVDLLMELYCDNKAAL from the exons ATGACTCTGAACTTGAAGACAAAAG TTCAGACTCTAAGTCAGTTCATTAATGCACCAAAGCAATCTCATTATGATGCAGCCCTAAGAGTAGTAAAATATGTTAAAGACTGTCCAAGAAAAGGTCTGCTAATGAGTAGCAAACAAAgtggcaaagtcattgcattttgTGATGCTGATTGGGCATCATGCCCAGTGACCAGAAAATCATTTACATGCTATTGCAAAAAACTTGAAAATTCAATGATCTCCTTGAAATCCAAGAAGAAGAGTACAATTTCAAGAAGCTCagcagaggcagaatacaggagTATCGCCACAAAAGTAGCTGAGTTGGTATGGATACAGGGATTGCTTGAAGAATTGGGTGTGAAAGTTGATTTACTCATGGAGTTATACTGCGACAATAAAGCAGCACTGTAG
- the LOC104214379 gene encoding uncharacterized protein, whose translation MAASKLSSVAAMAAAAAAAASCSTFPNRAYADAPFRFSPFSSSPSPPPQAPQSDSQSGSDSNDPPEDSRGGFNPESLERGAKALREINSSPYHKQVFDVMRKQEKNRLADIAAEKVYYEAIQAQADIDKQRKWGEDQRNLYQQQSQAKAQMLRYEDELARKRMQTDHEAQRRHNVELVKMQEESSIRKEQARRATEEQIQAQQRQTEKERAEIERETIRVKAMAEAEGRAHEAKLTEDHKRRMLIEKINGEREKWLAAINTTFSHVEEGFRILLTDRSKLVMTVGGVTALAAGVYTTREGARVTWGYINRILGQPSLIRESSMSRFPWSGMISRVADKGFKFGTAAGLAAPGQNKSAFGNIVLHPSLQRRIEHLARATANTKSHQAPFRNMLFYGPPGTGKTMVAREIARKSGLDYAMMTGGDVAPLGAQAVTKIHEIFDWAKKSNKGLLLFIDEADAFLCERNSTYMSEAQRSALNALLFRTGDQSRDVVLVLATNRPGDLDSAVTDRIDEVIEFPLPQEEERFKLLKLYLNKYLAGEGDSDSNSKWGHLFKKNQQKRITIQDLSDGVIREAAKKIEGFSGREIAKLMASVQATVYGSPDCVLDSQLFKEIVEYKVAEHHQRIKLAAEGMEPTYQGN comes from the exons ATGGCTGCTTCGAAGTTGTCTTCAGTGGCAGCAATGGCAGCTGCAGCTGCCGCAGCAGCTTCATGTTCCACTTTCCCCAACCGCGCGTACGCCGACGCTCCGTTTCGCTTCTCccccttttcttcttctccatctcctCCACCACAGGCTCCTCAGTCGGACTCTCAATCTGGGTCGGATTCAAATGATCCTCCTGAAGATTCAAGAGGCGGGTTCAATCCGGAATCATTAGAGAGAGGTGCAAAAGCTCTTAGAGAAATCAATAGCTCTCCCTATCACAAACAA GTGTTTGATGTAATGAGAAAGCAGGAAAAAAACCGGCTTGCGGATATTGCTGCAGAGAAAGTTTATTATGAGGCAATCCAGGCTCAAGCTGATATT GATAAACAGCGAAAATGGGGAGAAGACCAGCGGAATCTATACCAACAACAATCACAGGCCAAAGCACAAATGCTAAGATATGAAGATGAATTGGCTAGAAAAAGAATGCAG ACAGATCATGAAGCTCAAAGAAGACACAATGTTGAGCTGGTTAAAATGCAAGAGGAGTCATCAATACGAAAAGAACAAGCAAGACGAGCAACAGAAGAGCAAATTCAAGCACAACAAAGACAAACTGagaaagagagagctgaaatagAACGAGAAACAATAAGAGTGAAGGCCATGGCTGAGGCAGAAGGTAGGGCACATGAAGCTAAACTAACTGAAGATCATAAAAGGAGGATGCTGATCGAGAAAATAAATGGTGAAAGAGAGAAGTGGCTTGCAGCCATTAATACAACTTTCAGTCATGTTGAAG AGGGTTTCCGGATTCTATTGACTGATAGGAGTAAATTGGTAATGACTGTTGGCGGAGTCACTGCATTGGCTGCTGGAGTTTATACCACCAG GGAAGGTGCCAGAGTTACCTGGGGATATATTAACAGAATTCTTGGACAACCATCATTAATTCGGGAATCATCTATGTCAAGATTTCCTTGGTCAGGGATGATTTCTCGAGTAGCTGACAAAGGATTCAAGTTTGGTACAGCTGCTGGATTGGCAGCACCTGGACAAAATAAATCTGCTTTTGGAAACATTGTGTTGCATCCTTCTCTTCAGAGGAGAATAGAACACCTTGCTAGGGCCACAGCAAACACCAAGTCTCACCAGGCACCATTTCGCAATATGCTCTTTTATGGTCCTCCTGGCACTGGGAAAACAATGGTTGCTAGGGAGATCGCAAGAAAATCG GGTTTGGACTATGCCATGATGACCGGAGGAGATGTTGCACCCCTGGGTGCACAGGCTGTCACCAAAATTCACGAGATATTTGATTGGgctaaaaaatcaaataaaggcCTACTGCTTTTCATTGATGAGGCTGATGCATTTTTGTGCGA GCGGAATAGTACATATATGAGTGAAGCTCAGCGAAGTGCTTTAAATGCTTTACTCTTTCGAACAGGGGACCAGTCCCGAGATGTAGTTCTTGTCCTTGCTACCAACAGGCCAGGAGATCTAGATAGTGCTGTCACTGACCGTATAGACGAAGTTATCGAGTTCCCTCTCCCTCAAGAAGAAGAGCGTTTCAAATTGCTGAAGCTCTATTTGAACAAGTACCTTGCTGGTGAAGGAGACAGTGACAGCAATTCTAAGTGGGGGCACCTCTTCAAGAAGAACCAACAAAAAAGGATAACCATACAAGATTTGTCTGATGGTGTTATTAGAGAGGCTGCTAAGAAGATAGAAGGATTCTCTGGCCGCGAGATTGCAAAACTTATGGCAAGTGTTCAAGCAACAGTATATGGGAGCCCAGATTGTGTTCTTGATTCTCAATTGTTCAAGGAAATCGTAGAATACAAGGTCGCTGAACATCACCAACGAATAAAACTAGCTGCTGAAGGTATGGAGCCAACATACCAGGGGAATTAA